In the Pseudomonas sp. DTU_2021_1001937_2_SI_NGA_ILE_001 genome, one interval contains:
- a CDS encoding diguanylate cyclase domain-containing protein — protein MEPTPSLLIVDDDISAIRVLSKVLQGLGQIRFATGGEQALRMIQEQRPDLILLDAEMPGMSGFEVCRTVKSDPLLQDVPVIFITSHTQTRVEEQGLALGAVDFIGKPVQPAIVTARVKTHLRLKMAMDRLNRLAQTDGLTGLANRRLLDEAIGREWSRARRNQGAFSLLLLDIDYFKRYNDRYGHLQGDECLIAVAHALKGCVHRSTDLVARYGGEEFVILLPDTGAEGARQMAQEVVETVQGLERVHEASEYGRVTVSVGAASLEAGVNCPARSTPPVPPETIVVALLAQADRALYQAKDGGRNTSRFVALTPPLPGEAAM, from the coding sequence ATGGAACCGACCCCCAGCCTGCTGATCGTCGATGACGACATTTCCGCTATCCGGGTGCTGAGCAAAGTGTTGCAGGGCCTGGGGCAGATTCGCTTCGCCACCGGCGGCGAACAGGCATTGCGCATGATCCAGGAGCAGCGTCCCGACCTGATCCTGCTCGATGCCGAAATGCCGGGTATGAGCGGCTTCGAGGTGTGCCGAACCGTCAAGAGCGACCCGCTGCTGCAGGATGTGCCGGTGATCTTCATCACCAGCCATACCCAGACCCGCGTCGAGGAGCAGGGCCTGGCGCTGGGGGCGGTGGATTTCATTGGCAAGCCGGTGCAGCCGGCGATCGTCACTGCCCGGGTCAAGACCCATCTGCGCCTCAAAATGGCCATGGATCGTCTCAACCGCCTGGCACAGACCGACGGCCTGACCGGCCTGGCCAACCGCCGCCTGCTGGACGAGGCCATCGGGCGCGAATGGTCGCGGGCCAGGCGCAACCAGGGCGCCTTCTCGCTGTTGCTGCTGGATATCGACTATTTCAAGCGCTACAACGACCGCTACGGTCATTTACAGGGCGACGAGTGCCTGATTGCCGTGGCTCATGCACTCAAGGGCTGTGTGCATCGTTCTACTGACCTGGTGGCACGCTATGGTGGCGAGGAGTTCGTCATCCTGCTTCCGGATACGGGGGCCGAAGGCGCCCGCCAGATGGCGCAGGAGGTGGTCGAGACCGTCCAGGGGCTGGAGCGCGTGCACGAAGCCAGTGAGTATGGACGGGTGACGGTATCGGTGGGCGCGGCCAGCCTGGAAGCCGGGGTCAACTGCCCAGCCCGCTCGACACCGCCAGTGCCCCCCGAAACCATTGTGGTGGCGCTGCTCGCACAAGCCGACCGGGCGCTTTACCAGGCCAAGGATGGCGGGCGCAACACCAGTCGTTTCGTCGCCCTCACACCGCCGCTGCCCGGTGAGGCTGCAATGTGA
- a CDS encoding ATP-dependent Clp protease proteolytic subunit gives MAIHIIHFTAPINSATCGQLIDKASQAAQQNAERLVLNIATMGGECSYGFTLYNFLLSLPMPVHTHNLGTVESMGNVIFLAGEQRTACPHSKFLFHPFHWHLNGAVDHSRMSEYAMSLDFDMHLYCRIVAERTQGAQEPLETEKYLTAAPRILEPEQALLCGVIHEVQSPLQKGEYVTHCVHS, from the coding sequence ATGGCGATTCACATTATCCATTTCACCGCCCCCATCAACTCCGCAACCTGCGGGCAACTGATCGACAAAGCCTCCCAGGCCGCCCAGCAGAACGCCGAACGCCTGGTACTGAACATCGCCACGATGGGCGGCGAATGCAGTTATGGCTTCACCCTCTACAACTTTCTGCTGAGCCTGCCGATGCCGGTACACACCCATAACCTGGGCACTGTGGAATCCATGGGCAACGTCATCTTCCTCGCGGGGGAACAGCGCACCGCCTGCCCGCACAGCAAATTCCTGTTTCACCCCTTCCACTGGCACCTCAACGGCGCCGTGGACCATTCACGCATGTCCGAATACGCGATGAGCCTGGACTTCGACATGCACCTGTACTGCCGCATCGTGGCCGAGCGCACCCAGGGCGCGCAGGAACCGCTGGAAACCGAAAAGTACCTGACCGCCGCGCCACGGATTCTCGAACCGGAGCAAGCGCTGCTTTGCGGGGTGATCCACGAGGTGCAGAGCCCTTTGCAAAAAGGCGAGTACGTCACTCACTGCGTGCACAGCTGA
- a CDS encoding general stress protein, whose amino-acid sequence MTTGNKNPGNFANDREKASQAGKKGGQSSGGNMSQDRDKASETGKKGGQGSHRGGRQS is encoded by the coding sequence ATGACTACAGGAAACAAGAATCCCGGCAACTTCGCCAACGACCGCGAGAAGGCTTCCCAAGCCGGTAAGAAAGGCGGTCAATCCTCGGGCGGCAATATGTCCCAGGACCGGGATAAGGCATCGGAAACCGGCAAGAAAGGCGGACAAGGCAGCCACCGCGGTGGTCGCCAATCCTGA